A section of the Papio anubis isolate 15944 chromosome 16, Panubis1.0, whole genome shotgun sequence genome encodes:
- the GGT5 gene encoding glutathione hydrolase 5 proenzyme isoform X1, producing MVGCGLQKAHSGCCSWGATRRGDGEPLGRPGSHRFECWDVPCRGPVDRGARGAPRLRRGPPPPWPPALGAAVPAHHRPAPRGACGGPRPQPVPAQRLPAAFLAGVNPALFFNGTEPLRPQDPLPWPALATTLETVATEGAEVFYTGRLGQMLVEDIAKEGSQLTLQDLAKFQPEVVDALEVPLGDYTLYSPPPPAGGAILSFILNVLRGFNFSAESVARPEGRVNMYHHLVETLKFARGQRWRLGDPRSHPKLQNASRDLLEETLAQLIRQQIDGRGDHQLSHYSLAEAWGHGTGTSHVSVLGEDGSAVAATSTINTPFGAMVYSPRTGIILNNELLDLCERCPRGSGTTPSPAVNGDRVGGAPGGCWPPVPGERSPSSMVPSILISKAQGSKLVIGGAGGELIISAVAQAIMNKLWLGFDLRAAIAAPILHVNSKGRVEYEPSFSQEVQRGLQDRGQNQTQRPFFLNVVQAVSQEGACVYAVSDLRKGGEAAGY from the exons ATGGTCGGGTGTGGGCTCCAGAAagctcactctggctgctgtagCTGGGGGGCCACACGTAGGGGTGATGGCGAACCCCTGGGAAGGCCTGGAAGCCACAGGTTTGAGTGCTGGGATGTGCCATGCAGGGGCCCAGTGGATCGGGGTGCCCGGGGAGCTCCGCGGCTACGCCGAGGCCCACCGCCGCCATGGCCGCCTGCCCTGGGCGCAGCTGTTCCAGCCCACCATCGCCCTGCTCCGAGGGGGGCATGTGGTGGCCCCCGTCCTCAGCCAGTTCCTGCACAACGGCTTCCTGCGGCCTTCCTTGCAGGCGTCAACCCTGCG CTCTTCTTCAACGGGACAGAACCCCTGAGGCCTCAGGACCCACTCCCATGGCCTGCGCTGGCCACCACCCTGGAGACCGTGGCCACAGAGGGTGCGGAGGTCTTCTACACGGGGAGGCTGGGCCAGATGCTGGTGGAGGACATTGCCAAGGAAG GGAGCCAGCTGACGCTGCAGGACCTGGCCAAATTCCAGCCCGAGGTAGTGGACGCTCTGGAGGTGCCCCTGGGGGACTATACCCTGTACTCACCACCGCCACCTGCAGGGGGTGCCATTCTCAGCTTCATCCTCAATGTGCTAAGAG GGTTCAACTTCTCAGCAGAGTCTGTGGCCAGGCCTGAGGGGAGGGTGAACATGTACCACCACCTTGTGGAGACGCTCAAGTTTGCCAGGGGgcagaggtggaggctgggggACCCTCGCAGCCACCCGAAGCTCCAG AATGCCTCCCGGGACCTGCTAGAGGAGACCCTGGCCCAGCTCATCCGCCAACAGATCGATGGCCGGGGGGACCACCAGCTCAGCCACTACAGCTTGGCCGAGGCCTGGGGCCACGGGACAGGCACATCCCATGTGTCTGTGCTGGGGGAGGATGGCAGTGCCGTGGCTGCCACCAGCACCATCAACACACC CTTTGGAGCGATGGTGTATTCACCACGGACAGGCATCATCCTCAACAACGAGCTCCTGGACTTATGCGAGCGATGCCCCCGGGGTTCCGGCACCACCCCCTCACCTG CAGTGAATGGAGACAGGGTGGGTGGAGCTCCCGGAGGGTGCTGGCCCCCAGTTCCAGGCGAGCGGTCCCCATCCTCCATGGTGCCCTCCATCCTGATCAGCAAAGCCCAGGGGTCGAAGCTAGTGATTGGCGGGGCTGGCGGGGAGCTCATCATCTCTGCCGTGGCCCAG GCCATCATGAACAAGCTGTGGCTTGGCTTTGACCTGAGAGCGGCCATTGCAGCCCCCATCCTGCATGTCAACAGTAAGGGCCGTGTGGAGTACGAGCCCAGCTTCAGCCAG gAGGTACAGAGGGGACTCCAAGACCGTGGCCAGAACCAGACCCAGAGGCCCTTCTTCTTGAACGTGGTCCAGGCCGTGTCCCAGGAGGGGGCCTGTGTGTATGCCGTCTCGGACCTGAGGAAGGGTGGGGAGGCCGCAGGCTACTGA
- the GGT5 gene encoding glutathione hydrolase 5 proenzyme isoform X2 yields the protein MVGCGLQKAHSGCCSWGATRRGDGEPLGRPGSHRFECWDVPCRGPVDRGARGAPRLRRGPPPPWPPALGAAVPAHHRPAPRGACGGPRPQPVPAQRLPAAFLAGVNPALFFNGTEPLRPQDPLPWPALATTLETVATEGAEVFYTGRLGQMLVEDIAKEGSQLTLQDLAKFQPEVVDALEVPLGDYTLYSPPPPAGGAILSFILNVLRGFNFSAESVARPEGRVNMYHHLVETLKFARGQRWRLGDPRSHPKLQNASRDLLEETLAQLIRQQIDGRGDHQLSHYSLAEAWGHGTGTSHVSVLGEDGSAVAATSTINTPFGAMVYSPRTGIILNNELLDLCERCPRGSGTTPSPVNGDRVGGAPGGCWPPVPGERSPSSMVPSILISKAQGSKLVIGGAGGELIISAVAQAIMNKLWLGFDLRAAIAAPILHVNSKGRVEYEPSFSQEVQRGLQDRGQNQTQRPFFLNVVQAVSQEGACVYAVSDLRKGGEAAGY from the exons ATGGTCGGGTGTGGGCTCCAGAAagctcactctggctgctgtagCTGGGGGGCCACACGTAGGGGTGATGGCGAACCCCTGGGAAGGCCTGGAAGCCACAGGTTTGAGTGCTGGGATGTGCCATGCAGGGGCCCAGTGGATCGGGGTGCCCGGGGAGCTCCGCGGCTACGCCGAGGCCCACCGCCGCCATGGCCGCCTGCCCTGGGCGCAGCTGTTCCAGCCCACCATCGCCCTGCTCCGAGGGGGGCATGTGGTGGCCCCCGTCCTCAGCCAGTTCCTGCACAACGGCTTCCTGCGGCCTTCCTTGCAGGCGTCAACCCTGCG CTCTTCTTCAACGGGACAGAACCCCTGAGGCCTCAGGACCCACTCCCATGGCCTGCGCTGGCCACCACCCTGGAGACCGTGGCCACAGAGGGTGCGGAGGTCTTCTACACGGGGAGGCTGGGCCAGATGCTGGTGGAGGACATTGCCAAGGAAG GGAGCCAGCTGACGCTGCAGGACCTGGCCAAATTCCAGCCCGAGGTAGTGGACGCTCTGGAGGTGCCCCTGGGGGACTATACCCTGTACTCACCACCGCCACCTGCAGGGGGTGCCATTCTCAGCTTCATCCTCAATGTGCTAAGAG GGTTCAACTTCTCAGCAGAGTCTGTGGCCAGGCCTGAGGGGAGGGTGAACATGTACCACCACCTTGTGGAGACGCTCAAGTTTGCCAGGGGgcagaggtggaggctgggggACCCTCGCAGCCACCCGAAGCTCCAG AATGCCTCCCGGGACCTGCTAGAGGAGACCCTGGCCCAGCTCATCCGCCAACAGATCGATGGCCGGGGGGACCACCAGCTCAGCCACTACAGCTTGGCCGAGGCCTGGGGCCACGGGACAGGCACATCCCATGTGTCTGTGCTGGGGGAGGATGGCAGTGCCGTGGCTGCCACCAGCACCATCAACACACC CTTTGGAGCGATGGTGTATTCACCACGGACAGGCATCATCCTCAACAACGAGCTCCTGGACTTATGCGAGCGATGCCCCCGGGGTTCCGGCACCACCCCCTCACCTG TGAATGGAGACAGGGTGGGTGGAGCTCCCGGAGGGTGCTGGCCCCCAGTTCCAGGCGAGCGGTCCCCATCCTCCATGGTGCCCTCCATCCTGATCAGCAAAGCCCAGGGGTCGAAGCTAGTGATTGGCGGGGCTGGCGGGGAGCTCATCATCTCTGCCGTGGCCCAG GCCATCATGAACAAGCTGTGGCTTGGCTTTGACCTGAGAGCGGCCATTGCAGCCCCCATCCTGCATGTCAACAGTAAGGGCCGTGTGGAGTACGAGCCCAGCTTCAGCCAG gAGGTACAGAGGGGACTCCAAGACCGTGGCCAGAACCAGACCCAGAGGCCCTTCTTCTTGAACGTGGTCCAGGCCGTGTCCCAGGAGGGGGCCTGTGTGTATGCCGTCTCGGACCTGAGGAAGGGTGGGGAGGCCGCAGGCTACTGA
- the GGT5 gene encoding glutathione hydrolase 5 proenzyme isoform X3 gives MCHAGAQWIGVPGELRGYAEAHRRHGRLPWAQLFQPTIALLRGGHVVAPVLSQFLHNGFLRPSLQASTLRQLFFNGTEPLRPQDPLPWPALATTLETVATEGAEVFYTGRLGQMLVEDIAKEGSQLTLQDLAKFQPEVVDALEVPLGDYTLYSPPPPAGGAILSFILNVLRGFNFSAESVARPEGRVNMYHHLVETLKFARGQRWRLGDPRSHPKLQNASRDLLEETLAQLIRQQIDGRGDHQLSHYSLAEAWGHGTGTSHVSVLGEDGSAVAATSTINTPFGAMVYSPRTGIILNNELLDLCERCPRGSGTTPSPAVNGDRVGGAPGGCWPPVPGERSPSSMVPSILISKAQGSKLVIGGAGGELIISAVAQAIMNKLWLGFDLRAAIAAPILHVNSKGRVEYEPSFSQEVQRGLQDRGQNQTQRPFFLNVVQAVSQEGACVYAVSDLRKGGEAAGY, from the exons ATGTGCCATGCAGGGGCCCAGTGGATCGGGGTGCCCGGGGAGCTCCGCGGCTACGCCGAGGCCCACCGCCGCCATGGCCGCCTGCCCTGGGCGCAGCTGTTCCAGCCCACCATCGCCCTGCTCCGAGGGGGGCATGTGGTGGCCCCCGTCCTCAGCCAGTTCCTGCACAACGGCTTCCTGCGGCCTTCCTTGCAGGCGTCAACCCTGCG ccAGCTCTTCTTCAACGGGACAGAACCCCTGAGGCCTCAGGACCCACTCCCATGGCCTGCGCTGGCCACCACCCTGGAGACCGTGGCCACAGAGGGTGCGGAGGTCTTCTACACGGGGAGGCTGGGCCAGATGCTGGTGGAGGACATTGCCAAGGAAG GGAGCCAGCTGACGCTGCAGGACCTGGCCAAATTCCAGCCCGAGGTAGTGGACGCTCTGGAGGTGCCCCTGGGGGACTATACCCTGTACTCACCACCGCCACCTGCAGGGGGTGCCATTCTCAGCTTCATCCTCAATGTGCTAAGAG GGTTCAACTTCTCAGCAGAGTCTGTGGCCAGGCCTGAGGGGAGGGTGAACATGTACCACCACCTTGTGGAGACGCTCAAGTTTGCCAGGGGgcagaggtggaggctgggggACCCTCGCAGCCACCCGAAGCTCCAG AATGCCTCCCGGGACCTGCTAGAGGAGACCCTGGCCCAGCTCATCCGCCAACAGATCGATGGCCGGGGGGACCACCAGCTCAGCCACTACAGCTTGGCCGAGGCCTGGGGCCACGGGACAGGCACATCCCATGTGTCTGTGCTGGGGGAGGATGGCAGTGCCGTGGCTGCCACCAGCACCATCAACACACC CTTTGGAGCGATGGTGTATTCACCACGGACAGGCATCATCCTCAACAACGAGCTCCTGGACTTATGCGAGCGATGCCCCCGGGGTTCCGGCACCACCCCCTCACCTG CAGTGAATGGAGACAGGGTGGGTGGAGCTCCCGGAGGGTGCTGGCCCCCAGTTCCAGGCGAGCGGTCCCCATCCTCCATGGTGCCCTCCATCCTGATCAGCAAAGCCCAGGGGTCGAAGCTAGTGATTGGCGGGGCTGGCGGGGAGCTCATCATCTCTGCCGTGGCCCAG GCCATCATGAACAAGCTGTGGCTTGGCTTTGACCTGAGAGCGGCCATTGCAGCCCCCATCCTGCATGTCAACAGTAAGGGCCGTGTGGAGTACGAGCCCAGCTTCAGCCAG gAGGTACAGAGGGGACTCCAAGACCGTGGCCAGAACCAGACCCAGAGGCCCTTCTTCTTGAACGTGGTCCAGGCCGTGTCCCAGGAGGGGGCCTGTGTGTATGCCGTCTCGGACCTGAGGAAGGGTGGGGAGGCCGCAGGCTACTGA
- the GGT5 gene encoding glutathione hydrolase 5 proenzyme isoform X4: MCHAGAQWIGVPGELRGYAEAHRRHGRLPWAQLFQPTIALLRGGHVVAPVLSQFLHNGFLRPSLQASTLRQLFFNGTEPLRPQDPLPWPALATTLETVATEGAEVFYTGRLGQMLVEDIAKEGSQLTLQDLAKFQPEVVDALEVPLGDYTLYSPPPPAGGAILSFILNVLRGFNFSAESVARPEGRVNMYHHLVETLKFARGQRWRLGDPRSHPKLQNASRDLLEETLAQLIRQQIDGRGDHQLSHYSLAEAWGHGTGTSHVSVLGEDGSAVAATSTINTPFGAMVYSPRTGIILNNELLDLCERCPRGSGTTPSPVNGDRVGGAPGGCWPPVPGERSPSSMVPSILISKAQGSKLVIGGAGGELIISAVAQAIMNKLWLGFDLRAAIAAPILHVNSKGRVEYEPSFSQEVQRGLQDRGQNQTQRPFFLNVVQAVSQEGACVYAVSDLRKGGEAAGY; this comes from the exons ATGTGCCATGCAGGGGCCCAGTGGATCGGGGTGCCCGGGGAGCTCCGCGGCTACGCCGAGGCCCACCGCCGCCATGGCCGCCTGCCCTGGGCGCAGCTGTTCCAGCCCACCATCGCCCTGCTCCGAGGGGGGCATGTGGTGGCCCCCGTCCTCAGCCAGTTCCTGCACAACGGCTTCCTGCGGCCTTCCTTGCAGGCGTCAACCCTGCG ccAGCTCTTCTTCAACGGGACAGAACCCCTGAGGCCTCAGGACCCACTCCCATGGCCTGCGCTGGCCACCACCCTGGAGACCGTGGCCACAGAGGGTGCGGAGGTCTTCTACACGGGGAGGCTGGGCCAGATGCTGGTGGAGGACATTGCCAAGGAAG GGAGCCAGCTGACGCTGCAGGACCTGGCCAAATTCCAGCCCGAGGTAGTGGACGCTCTGGAGGTGCCCCTGGGGGACTATACCCTGTACTCACCACCGCCACCTGCAGGGGGTGCCATTCTCAGCTTCATCCTCAATGTGCTAAGAG GGTTCAACTTCTCAGCAGAGTCTGTGGCCAGGCCTGAGGGGAGGGTGAACATGTACCACCACCTTGTGGAGACGCTCAAGTTTGCCAGGGGgcagaggtggaggctgggggACCCTCGCAGCCACCCGAAGCTCCAG AATGCCTCCCGGGACCTGCTAGAGGAGACCCTGGCCCAGCTCATCCGCCAACAGATCGATGGCCGGGGGGACCACCAGCTCAGCCACTACAGCTTGGCCGAGGCCTGGGGCCACGGGACAGGCACATCCCATGTGTCTGTGCTGGGGGAGGATGGCAGTGCCGTGGCTGCCACCAGCACCATCAACACACC CTTTGGAGCGATGGTGTATTCACCACGGACAGGCATCATCCTCAACAACGAGCTCCTGGACTTATGCGAGCGATGCCCCCGGGGTTCCGGCACCACCCCCTCACCTG TGAATGGAGACAGGGTGGGTGGAGCTCCCGGAGGGTGCTGGCCCCCAGTTCCAGGCGAGCGGTCCCCATCCTCCATGGTGCCCTCCATCCTGATCAGCAAAGCCCAGGGGTCGAAGCTAGTGATTGGCGGGGCTGGCGGGGAGCTCATCATCTCTGCCGTGGCCCAG GCCATCATGAACAAGCTGTGGCTTGGCTTTGACCTGAGAGCGGCCATTGCAGCCCCCATCCTGCATGTCAACAGTAAGGGCCGTGTGGAGTACGAGCCCAGCTTCAGCCAG gAGGTACAGAGGGGACTCCAAGACCGTGGCCAGAACCAGACCCAGAGGCCCTTCTTCTTGAACGTGGTCCAGGCCGTGTCCCAGGAGGGGGCCTGTGTGTATGCCGTCTCGGACCTGAGGAAGGGTGGGGAGGCCGCAGGCTACTGA